TTATTATCTAGTAATGATTGTAACGCctaacaataatattttctaatatttaaaactaaaaaaagtattttttttaaatttgaaagaataaaaaataaactgaaTTAAAAGAATATCAAAAACATTTTGCAAAGTTGAAAtgtaagaaaaagaagaagctaGAAACTGTCTAATTTTCCTAAAAAACAGACAATGCATctcttcaattttaaaaaaatcaatagtaATTATCTGTACAGAAAATTACtagtaaaatattatatttaattatatgattttgtaatttgaatCTTCTAACTTCAATTTGTTGTATTTTACTCCACTGATATGGaaacaagatttttttttttgaatcagtaacatgcaaaagaaaagaagaaagaaaaaaattgcaggggtgaaatttttagaaaaattcTTAAGAGacagtattaaaaaaattatatataaattattataggaTATAATATATGTgacttaaaattattaataaaattatatactaattattatatgatataattaattaattgaatagATATAATTAGGTTTTAGAGAAAATgagatcaattttttttatatatattacactCCTTCAGAGATTTCATCCAATTTGAAATTAAACTCTTTATTCTTGTGAGACAGAGAATGAACATGCTACGAAAAAAGTTTTGGATTCAACACTGGGAGTAATCTGTAATGTTATTGCACATTTTTTCAATAAGGTAAACATGAGAGGTACCATTAAATTTTCCTAAACATATagttagataaaattttattagtttttaatatttgaaagaTAGAATAAGAAAAGTGATATTTTGTGAAGAGAAAAAAGCATGAACTACATGATGAAGAAGGTGAGGCAGATTGTAGCAACAAAGCAGTGTAACCAAACATGGCCTTCACTCAAACCCTAACTCTACCCATCTTTTCCACTCCTAATCCTATCCTTCACTCCTCAACTTCCTCCATGCGCTCTTCCTTCCGCTCTCTCACGCTCTTTCTTTCGCATCACCTGCCCCGCCCCTTCCTATTCTCACCACGGCCGCGTCAGTTCCGGCGACTCGCCGTGACGGCGCCGGAGCAAGAAGCTCTGCGGTCGGCGGAGTCGGAGTCGAGGCGGCTGCGGGGCCCGGAGGTGGAGGTGGGGGAGCTGAGCGCCATGCCGGAGGAGTGGCGCAGGGCGAGAGTGGCGTGGCTGTGCAAGGAGCTGCCCGCGCACAAGGCGGGGATGCTGGTGAAAATACTAAACGCTCAGAAGAAGTGGATGACGCAGGAAGACGCCACCTACCTCATCGTCCACTGCTTGCGCATTCGCGAGAACGAAACCGCCTTCAAGgtaagtcttcttcttcttcttcttcttcttctctcatGACCATGACTTCTGAGTTGATTTGTAATCTCATGACCATGGATGTTTGGAAAAATATCTGTCTTCAACTAATCaccttttattttcatttatttctcTTATCTATTTCCACTCTAGCAACTTTTTTCCATCTGACCTGTTTTTCTCCACTCTTGGTAAAGCGCCTAAATGAATGAATTCCAGTATTTAGAGAGGAATTAGTCGTTGGCTTCTGACAGGAGATACTTCGggttcaaaatataaataaataacttgtGTTATTACTCAGGTTTCTGAAAGTTTTTGTGTACAAACTAATGTCGCTTCACCTGTGAGAATTTTAAGGTAGTATTAGTGGTCGGTTTTGAGATGGAATTGTAAATTAAGTTGTAGGGATTGATGATAACCATAGACTTTAAACAAGATGATACTTAAGGGTGAGTGTAATTTATATGTACTGTGAGTGTGAAACATTTGTACATTGACATCCAATAGGAGTTCACGTTGTTGTTATATTATATCAATGAGCATATAAATACCGATTTGCTATTTTACGTTTGCATCAAATGGTTTTAGTGAGGATGGAGAAAGGGAAGGCAGTATTGAGAGAATAGGGTAAATTATTCGGTGTTGAAAATGTTGTTTTAGCAATTTATGAAATTGACGCCTAGATGTAATTCCATTAAGTGCTTTGAACTGGGTGTTGGCCATAATTTATCATATACTTGGAGAATGCTTTTGTGGATATTGGTTGATTATCAGTAGATGGTGGTGTGCCTAGATTTCTGATGCTTGATTCGCAGAGGCATAAGCATGAGAAGCCATTGTGTTCGAGTTGACTTTGCAAATTTGAACCTTGGAATATTGTTTTATCAAATTAAATCTGTCTTTCCTTCATGTGAATTGGTTGTTtattctttgtttcttttactTCTTGGAATTGGTATTTGGCTATAAATATTATTTGCTTTATTACTTGCCCAGAACAATTTACAAATTCTCATCATAAGCTGTTATGTTTGTTCACAAGTTTGATTACTTTCTTTCCCTCATAAAGGTATACAAGTGGATGATGCAACGAAATTGGTATCGATTTGATTTTGCTCTTGCTACCAAGCTAGCAGATTATATGGGTAAAGAGCGGAAGTTTTCAAAGTGTCGTGAAGTATTTGATGATATTATCAATCAAGGCCGTGTTCCTAGTGAGTCAACATTCCATATATTGGTCGTTGCATATCTCAGTGCTCCTGTTCAAGGCTGTTTAGATGAAGCATGTGGCATTTATAATCGTATGATTCAGTTGGGTGGTTACCAACCCCGTCTTAGCTTACATAATTCCCTCTTCAAAGCTCTCGTAAGCAATCAAGGGAACTTGTCCAAGCATTACCTTAAGCAAGCTGAGTATATATATCATCATTTGGTTACAACTAGACTTGATGTGCAGAAAGATATTTACGCGGGCCTAATTTGGCTGCATAGCTATCAGGATTCCATAGATAAAGAAAGGATAGCAGAATTGACGGAAGCAATGCTATGTGCTGGATATGAGGAGGATAGAGAGGTGCTACTATCAATCTTGAGGATCTGTGCAAGGGAAGGGGAGGTGGAGGAAGCAGAGAAAACTTGGGTCAAACTTCTCATGTTTGAAAGTGATCCCCCAGCTTTGGCTTTTGTGTATAAAATGGAAGTATACTCAAAGGTTGGCATGCCTATGAAGTCATTGGAAATATTTAGGGAAATGCAGTCAAAACTGGGTAAAGCAGATGTTGCagcatataataaaataatggagATATTATGCAAAGCACAAGAATCAGAATTGGCAGAATCAATAATGGCAGATTTTGTCAAGGGTGGTCTGAAGCCCCTTACAGCATCATACGTGTATTTACTAAACATGTACTACAATTTGGAGTTATATGATAAATTAGAAGAGGCATTCTCCCAGTGTCTGGAGAAATGTCGTTCTAATTGTACTATATACAGTATATATCTGGATTATTTGGTGAAAACAGGTAATATTGACAAGGCTGAGGATATATTTAACCGAATGAACAGTGATACGATTATTGGTGTTAATGCCCGTTCATGTAACACCATCCTAAGTGGATACCTGTCATCAGGAAATCACTTAAAGGCTGAGAAGATCTACGACTTTATGTGTCTAAAAAAGTATGAAATTGAATCCCCATTAATGGAAAAGCTTGATTATATTCTTAGCTTGAAAAGGAAAGTTGTTAAAAGACCAATAAACCTGAAGTTGAGCAAAGAGCAGAGAGAAATCTTGATTGGGTTGCTTTTAGGTGGTTTGCAGATTGATTCTGATGATCAAAGGAGGAATCACATTATTCGCTTTGATTTTGATGGCAATTCAAACAGTCATTATGCCCTCAAGAGTCATATATATCGTCAGTTTTATGAGTGGCTGCATCCTACTTGTAAGTCAAGTGATGACAGTGAGAATGCACCAGATAAGTTTTGTACCATTGCAAGCTCTCATTTTGGCTTTTATGCAGATCAGTTTTGGGCAAAAGGTGAACCTACGATTCCAAAACTAGTCCATAGGTGGTTGTCACCATGTGTTCTTGCATACTGGTATATGTTTGGTGGTCATCGAAATTCATCAGGGGATATTTTGCTGAAAATAAAGGGAAGCCGGGAAGGTGTAGAGAACATTGTCAAAAAGTTTAAAGCCATGTCCATGGATTGTAAAGTCAAGAGGAAAGGAAGGGTATTTTGGATTGGTATTTTAGGAAGCAATTCAACTTGGTTCTGGAAATTGGTTGAGCCATATATGATAGAAGATAGAGATTTTCCTGAAGCACTTGATGAAACAGAGAAAGAGGATGCAATGGAAGCTGAAGACATTAACATGAATAGTGATTCAGGTGAATAAAAAAAGATGATACAACATTAATGGTCGTGGTTTGGCGAAAGTTTGAGGAGCTTTCCTGGTCAGACTGTTAACTCGAACTCGTATGATCTCTGTACTTCaaccaatttatttatttttttactgaaaAGTCAGGATTGCTATGGTTGCAAAATGAAGGCTTTCGGGAATATTTTGGTATTCATCCTTTGTAATATTGTAGGAGTATATTATGATGCATAGAAAATTACAGAGTAGTGACTTCGCCGAAATATCTGCCAAAGGAATTGAAAATTGTCACTCGTcgtattaattttatttagcaTGGTTGTGGCTGTACTAGGAATGTACATAATTCTTCtcaatattgttaataataactACAAGTGATGATTAATGATGTcgctctgttttttttttcctgttaTGTGTAATATTAGTTGAATTTGTTTTAAGCTTAAAAATAAAGTGCTTTCAAAAAGTGATTATTAACAAGTGGTTCTTATAAAAACAACAGTTATTTGTGTCCATCGACGTGTATATCTTTACAAACTAATTTGATGTGTGTCTCTGTTAAGTTGTAGTGATAGATTCTGTGCAATCATTTTGAATTTGACGTGATTTTGTTCTCATACATGTAGGTGTATTGGACGTTCTTTCAAACACCCACAATAAATGAGCATGTTCTTTTACAGCTAAAAGCTGAAGAATATGGTGTGATGGATGACAACACTGGAGAGTTAAGGGTTAAAAGACTTGGAGTGATCTGAGAGTCCACATGATTTTAGCCTTGTATATTGGAGTCTAATGTTTTGTTTCTATATCAGATTGATAATTAGCAAGTTAAGGAAATGAGAATTTGTatgattttatgttttatttatgattcatttattatatcctaatttcactaagaagtaatatttttttacccaATAAagacttaaataaaaaaaaggatgaatattcaaaaaaaactatttaagtGCATTTAATTTTACTACTTATGTTGATTTATATTAAAAGTTTCACTGACAAAGAAAGTTAGATacatagaaagaaaaaaaaaattagcgaTATATCAGTGCTCCTCAATCTTTTATAAAATACTTACTAGTTCTTTTTATAGAATATATTCCACCGAAAGTCATTTCACCTTAACACCAGGGATTAGGACTTTTTGGCCAATACATGATGCcacttttcaaaatttcaaaatttacatACAATTTTGGGGGAGTGTGATTGTGTTGCACTTCAGTTAAAATTGAATGtttatttcaatttcaataatataCATAATAAGGTCTCATCGAAGTAAgacaataattaaaatacaacATAAGCAACTGTGTAAATCTTGTCAATATCTAAACTAGTTTAATGATTATAAACTGTCACAAATATTTGTCTAAAATAAAGACATTATCAATTGATAAAACTGAGTTAATTTGATGATTGAGGGAATTGCTGAAAAAGTCATCAAGAACAGAATAAAGCAAGGAGAAAAGGAATCCACCGCAACAAAGAGTTTCCCCATTGCCTTTTTCTCCATTAACATGGCTTCCAAGAGAGAGAAAGCAGTGATGGGGTGTTGCTTCCGTGGCTCCATGGCTATACCACCACCCATGGAAACCTCCATACCTGCAACTGCAAGTGTTGGAGAATACTCAGGACTCAAACAAGAAGTTCTCATACAAGTACCAGCGTGTAAAGTTCATCTGATGGATGAAGGAGAAGCTCTTGAACTGGCTCAAGGGCACTTCATGATCGTCAAAAACTTCGAAGAGAATGTGTCTCTGGCTACAGTCATAAAAGTGGGACATGATCTTCAGTGGCCTTTGACAAAAGATGAGCCAGTAGTTAAGCTGGATGCTCTCCATTACTTGTTTTCCTTGGTGGTGAAAGATGGTGAGCCTCTTAGCTATGGTGTGACCTTTTCAGAAACTACTTTGGGAAGTTTGAGTTTGCTGGACTCGTTTCTGAAGGACCACTCTTGCTTTTCTGGCTTGAATTTGAACAATAAGAACAATCTAGATTGGAGGGAGTTTGCTCCAAAGGTTGATAATTACAATCATTTTCTGGCCAAGGTAATTGCAGGAGGGACTGGTCAGATTGTGAAGGGAATCTTCATCTGTAGCAATGCTTACACCAATAAGGTTCTGTTCTCTTGTTGACTTACTAGAGTGTTATTCGATGCTTTCCCTTtgcttttaactttttattttatgatgcTTGACCCTTGTAATTTCTTGAGGCTAGAAAATTGTGTGACTGTGACTGAAACACTGATAATGTTGAACAGAATAAAATGTTAAACTATTCTCTTTATTCATATACTTTGTCTTCATTGTAAGTTTTAAGCCCAGAAAATCAAGTTTTGAACTTTCCCTGTAAATGCAGTGAAAGGTTAAATTGTTACAAAAATTCCTGGTGGTGTAAAGCCACTGCAGAAAGTTTTCCATGTTACACATTCTTTGGAAGTTTTACACCTCTTGTTATAAATTTTTGTAGCAGTTATATATTATCAGAATGTTTTTATCAGTAACACCATTAAAGAGTGTTGAGAACAGAAAGAATAAAAAGTACCATTTAGGTGTGATTTTTGAGACTAAAACTTATAATTTTCTCTTATAGGAACtgaaattaattataaacatCAGGTGAATGGTTtgtctaaagaaaaaaaaaaggaaagactATCAAAATGCTATTTGTACCACTAAATATCTATAACTTGCCGGGTGGAAAATCACCAGGTCCAGAAAGGAGGAGAGACGATCCTAAATAGTTCTGCAGATGAGAAAAATGGTGTTGTGGTCAGGGAAAGCATGAACAACAAGACTATCAGTGCCTCAAAGAAGAACAAGATTAATAAAAACCTCAAACGGTATGCAGGGAATGACATTGGACACAAATCTCTATGTTTAGTGCACATGTGAATGAGTTA
The sequence above is a segment of the Phaseolus vulgaris cultivar G19833 chromosome 2, P. vulgaris v2.0, whole genome shotgun sequence genome. Coding sequences within it:
- the LOC137812837 gene encoding senescence/dehydration-associated protein At4g35985, chloroplastic-like isoform X1 is translated as MIEGIAEKVIKNRIKQGEKESTATKSFPIAFFSINMASKREKAVMGCCFRGSMAIPPPMETSIPATASVGEYSGLKQEVLIQVPACKVHLMDEGEALELAQGHFMIVKNFEENVSLATVIKVGHDLQWPLTKDEPVVKLDALHYLFSLVVKDGEPLSYGVTFSETTLGSLSLLDSFLKDHSCFSGLNLNNKNNLDWREFAPKVDNYNHFLAKVIAGGTGQIVKGIFICSNAYTNKVQKGGETILNSSADEKNGVVVRESMNNKTISASKKNKINKNLKRVRKLSKMTEKLSKSLLNGVGIVSGSVMAPVLKSQPGKAFLKMLPGEVLLASLDAVNKVLDAAEAAEKQTLSATSKAASRAVSNRFGESAGEATEHVFATAGHAANTAWNVFKIRKAFTPASSATNGVLKNAAKIPTFK
- the LOC137812833 gene encoding pentatricopeptide repeat-containing protein At2g15820, chloroplastic gives rise to the protein MAFTQTLTLPIFSTPNPILHSSTSSMRSSFRSLTLFLSHHLPRPFLFSPRPRQFRRLAVTAPEQEALRSAESESRRLRGPEVEVGELSAMPEEWRRARVAWLCKELPAHKAGMLVKILNAQKKWMTQEDATYLIVHCLRIRENETAFKVYKWMMQRNWYRFDFALATKLADYMGKERKFSKCREVFDDIINQGRVPSESTFHILVVAYLSAPVQGCLDEACGIYNRMIQLGGYQPRLSLHNSLFKALVSNQGNLSKHYLKQAEYIYHHLVTTRLDVQKDIYAGLIWLHSYQDSIDKERIAELTEAMLCAGYEEDREVLLSILRICAREGEVEEAEKTWVKLLMFESDPPALAFVYKMEVYSKVGMPMKSLEIFREMQSKLGKADVAAYNKIMEILCKAQESELAESIMADFVKGGLKPLTASYVYLLNMYYNLELYDKLEEAFSQCLEKCRSNCTIYSIYLDYLVKTGNIDKAEDIFNRMNSDTIIGVNARSCNTILSGYLSSGNHLKAEKIYDFMCLKKYEIESPLMEKLDYILSLKRKVVKRPINLKLSKEQREILIGLLLGGLQIDSDDQRRNHIIRFDFDGNSNSHYALKSHIYRQFYEWLHPTCKSSDDSENAPDKFCTIASSHFGFYADQFWAKGEPTIPKLVHRWLSPCVLAYWYMFGGHRNSSGDILLKIKGSREGVENIVKKFKAMSMDCKVKRKGRVFWIGILGSNSTWFWKLVEPYMIEDRDFPEALDETEKEDAMEAEDINMNSDSGE
- the LOC137812837 gene encoding senescence/dehydration-associated protein At4g35985, chloroplastic-like isoform X2, giving the protein MIEGIAEKVIKNRIKQGEKESTATKSFPIAFFSINMASKREKAVMGCCFRGSMAIPPPMETSIPATASVGEYSGLKQEVLIQVPACKVHLMDEGEALELAQGHFMIVKNFEENVSLATVIKVGHDLQWPLTKDEPVVKLDALHYLFSLVVKDGEPLSYGVTFSETTLGSLSLLDSFLKDHSCFSGLNLNNKNNLDWREFAPKVDNYNHFLAKVIAGGTGQIVKGIFICSNAYTNKVQKGGETILNSSADEKNGVVVRESMNNKTISASKKNKINKNLKRVRKLSKMTEKLSKSLLNGVGIVSGSVMAPVLKSQPGKAFLKMLPGEVLLASLDAVNKVLDAAEAAEKQTLSATSKAASRAVSNS